The genome window CGGAAGAGGAAGGCAAAAAAACCATGGAACGCCTGGAAGCGCTGCGCTCGCTCTTTGTCGCCCTGGAAGGGCAGCTCCAGACGGATGGCGGCCGGAAAATCCACGCCGACATCATGGCTTCCCACAACGCCCTTGTGGACGCCCTGAAAAAGATGTCCACGGAAGGCGCGGCCGTGCGCGCGAGCCTCAAAGAAATGCACGATATCGAAGCAAAGATTACCGACTCCATCACGGACTTCAACCAGCGGGTCGACAAGGAAATGCGGGCTGAAGGCGCATCGCTTCTCGCCTCCAACCAGACCGGGCAGAACATCATGCTCGGCGTGGGCATCGCCGGCGTTGTCCTCGGCATTCTGCTGGCGCTCTTCATCATCATCGGCATCGTCCGGGTGCTCAACGCCCTGGCAGGCTTTGCCGGCGCGGTCGCCAAAGGCGATTTCGAGCATGAGATCAAGGTCCGCGAAAAGGGCGAAATCGGCGCCATGGTCGAATCCATGAAGGAAATTCCCCATGCCCTCAACACCGTGCTGGAGGAATACAAAGGGCTCGAGCACAGCATCGAGAACGGCGACCTCAGCGCCCAGGGCGATGCGGGCAAATTCCACGGCGGGTTCGCCACCCTCATCAGGGGCACCAACGGCATTCTTGGCCGCTTCCTCACCGTGATCGAAAACATTCCTTCCCCGGTCGTCATGCTGAACAAGGACCTCAAGGCCGCGTACATCAACACCGTGGCCCGCAGCCTTGCCGGCGAAAATTACAAGGGCAAGACCTGCTCCGAGCTGTTCGCCCGCGAGGACTTCGGCTCCAACAAGGACGCCCTTAAAAAGGCCGTTGAATCAAAAGCCCCGGCCAACGCGGAAACCCGCGCCCACCCGCAGGGCAGGAACATGGACATCAGCTACACCGCCATTCCCATGTTCAACGCGCAGGGCCAGCTCAGCTCCGTGATGCAGCTCATCACCGACCTCACCGACCTGAAGGCGCAACAGAACACCATGTTGCAGGTAGCGGCCCAGGCGGCCGAAATATCCAACCGTGTGGCGGCCGCTTCCGAAGAACTCTCCGCCCAGGTGGAACAGATCTCCCGCGGGGCCGAAGTCCAGCGCGAACGCGTGGAAGGCACGGCCAGCGCCATGACGGAAATGAACGCCACGGTTCTTGAAGTCGCCAAGAGCGCCGGGGAAGCTTCCGACCAGAGCGAAAGCACCCGCCAGAAAGCGGCCCAGGGCGCCGAGCTGGTCAACCGGGTCATGACCTCCATCAACGCGGTCAACAACGTGAGCCAGAACCTGCACAGCAACATGCAGGAACTGGGCAAGCAGGCCGAAAGCATCGGCAGCGTCATGAACGTTATTTCCGATATCGCGGACCAGACCAACCTGCTCGCCCTGAACGCGGCCATTGAAGCGGCGCGCGCGGGCGAAGCCGGGCGCGGGTTCGCGGTCGTCGCCGACGAAGTGCGCAAGCTCGCGGAAAAAACCATGGCCGCCACCCAGGAAGTGGGCACCTCCATCAACGCGGTGCAGCAGTCCGCCCGGACGAACATCGACGAAGTGGGCAAGGCCGTTTCCAGCGTTTCCGAAGCCACGGAACTGGCCAACTCCTCGGGCGTGGCCCTTTCCGAAATCGTGAGCCTGGCCTCCGCCAACTCCGCGGTCGTGGCCTCCATCGCGACGGCGGCCGAGGAACAAAGCGCCACATCCGAGGAAATCAGCCGCGCCATCGACGAGATCAACCAGGTCGTGGGCGAAACCACCGAAGGCATGATCCAGTCCTCCGCCGCTGTGCAGGATCTCTCCCGCATGGCCCAGGAACTGCGCGAAGTAATGGAGCGGCTCAAGTAGGCCGGTCCGGAACACACCAGTAAAAAAACCGCTCTCCGGAGCGGTTTTTTTTATATCCTGGCAATCCAAACGCGAGCGCCCCGCATCGTCCAATGCGGGGCGCTCGCCGTTACAGCGCTCATAGTGTGAACAGGCCCTAGTTCCGGGCCTCGAGCATGGGCATGGCGTAGCGCTCGACCGGCGCGTAATCGTCCGTCAGGGCCACCACGTCCTTTTCCAGGGGCAGTTTGTACTCCTTGGCGAGCATGGCCTGCATATCCGCGTCCCAGGCCAGGGGGATGGTTTTTTCCGTCTTCAGGGCCACCAGCATGACGTTTTGCGCCACGTCCGGCCTGCCGGGCATGGAAACCGGGAAAACGTGCGTCTGGGGGAAGACTTCCGCGAACGCGGCCCGGATCGAGCGCAATATCTTGCCCTGCTCGCCGCTGACCGCCGAAATGATGTTGCACACGAACACCCCGTCGTCGCGGAGCAGGGCCTTGATCCGCCCGGCGCATTCCACGGTCCCCAAGTGGAAGGGAATGTTGTAGCTGGAGGTGAAGGTGTCGCCCATAATCACGTCGTACGGGGCGACGGTATCCCCTTCCGTCACAAGGCCGGCCCTGCGGTTGAGGAAAACCCGCGCGTCCTCGTGGAAGATGCGCATCCGGTCGTTGTCTTGCAGCGCGAAAAACTCCCTGGCCGTCGCCGTGATGCCGGGGTCGATCTCCACCACGTCGATGGTGGCGTCCTTTTTCGCGTTCAAAAGATACTTGGGTACGGAATAACCGCCCCCGCCGAGCATCAGGAATTTTTTCGCGTCCGGTTTGATGTGCCAGCCGATGGCGTAATGTCTGGTGTAGTCGAACAGCAAACGGTTCGGGTCGTCCAGCCGCATGCCGGATTGGGCGGAGCCGGGGTCCGTAATCATGAAAACCGCGCGGTGGCCGTCCTGGACGCCTTCCGCCACCCGGATATGGTTGTAGCGCGTGTCGCGGTCAATGCCCGTGACCAGGTTTTCCTGCACGCTCAGGGCGGCGTACCCGCCAAGCCCCATGCACGCGCCCAGCACCAGCGCCGCCGGCATCTTGCGGCCCCGAGGCATCACGATAAGGGCCGCCGCCGCCAGAACCCCGGCCACCCCGTACAGGATGGACCGCGTCCCGAGCCAGGAAATGAGCCAATACCCGCCCAGAAAGGTGCCCGCGATGGACCCGATGGTGGACAGCGCGTAAAACCGGCCGATGACCGTGCTCGAACGGCTCTTGTCCTTGTAGTCCAGCAGCCGGACCTGGATGATGTACGGAGAAACCATGCCCAGAAACACGCAGGGCGCCGCGAAGAGCAGCACCGCCGCCGCCACCGCGCTGACCTGCAAGGACCACTGCGCGCTCGCCACCGTCCGCAGGAACGGCTCCTGTCCCAAGGCCGCCAGCAGCACGAAGGCCGCCCCGCAAGCGATAATCAGGCCGAGTTTTCTGGCCGAGGGGTTCTTGTCCCCGGCCTTGCCGCCAAGCCAGTAGCCCACGGACAAACTCGCCAGCACAATGCCGATCATGGCCGTCCAGACCACGATGGAAGTGCCGAGATACGGAGCCAGCAGGCGCGCGCCCGCCATTTCAAGCACCATCACGCCCGCGCCGCAGATAAACGAGACTATCTCAAGCATTGTGACTCCTTATCCCCCCGGCGCTCACTCGCCGTCTTCCTCTTTGCCGCCTTCGCGGTAGTTGCAGCCTTTCTGGGTGCAGCCGATGAAGGTGCGGCCCTTGAAGTTTTTCCGGCCCAGGAGGGGGAACTTGCACTTGGGGCATTCGCCGGGGATGGGGTAATCCCAGATGGCGAAATCGCATTGCGGGTACTGGTCGCAAGCGTAAAACACCTTGCCGCGCTTGGAGCTTTTCTCGACCAGCATGCCTTTACCGCACTTGGGGCAGGGCACGCCGGTGGAAAAGGGCTCGGCGTGCTTGCAGTCCGGGTAGCCGGTGCAGGCGATGAACCTGCTGCCGGTACGCGATTTTTTAACCACCAGATCCTTGCCGCATTCCGGGCAGGCGCCGACGGAGGGCAGCGTTTCTTTTTCCCGTTCCGCAAGCTGGATTGCGCCTTTCTCGTCCCGGGTGAAATTGCTGGTAAAGGTGCAGTCCGGGTAGCCCGTGCAGGCGAGGAACGGCCCGGCCTTGCCGAACTTGACCACCGTGTCCTTGCCGCAGGTTGGGCAGGCAAGGCCCGTGGGAATGCCGCCCTTGACGTTGTTCATGGCGGCCGCGGCTTTTTCCAGGGTGGGGTTGAATTCACCGGTAAAGGAATCAAGCAGGGCGACCCAGTTTTCCCCGCCGTCCGCGACCTTGTCGAGGGAATCTTCCATCTGGGCGGTGAATCCCACGTCCATCAGGGTCTTGAAATGTTCCTTCAACAAATCGCTGACCACTTCGCCGAGATCCGTGGGCGCGAAGTGTTTTTCCTCCATGCTGACGTACTCGCGGTCCTGCAGCGTGGAGATGATGCTGGCGTAGGTCGAGGGGCGGCCGATGCCCTTCTCCTCCAATTCGCGGACGAGGGAGGCTTCCGTGTAGCGCGGGGCGGGCTGGGTGAACTTCTGCTCTTTCTCGAACTTGTCCAGCGTGAGGGTCTGCCCGGCCTTCATGGGCGGCAGGTCCACCACGTCGTCGCTCTTTTGCGGGGACAGGACCTGGAAACCGGGGAACAGAAGCTGCTCGCCCTTGGCCCGCCAGGTGGTATCCGCGGCGGTCACGGTTGCGGTCGTGTCGAGCACCCTGGCCCCGGCCATCTGGGAGGCCACGAACCGCACCCAGATCAGGCGGTACAGGTTATACTGTTCCGGCGTGAGAAAGGGTTTGACGCTGTCCGGCGTCAGGGCGACGTCAACGGGCCGGACGGCTTCGTGCGCGTCCTGCGCGCCGCCCTTGGACTTGAAATGCCGGGGCTTGGGCGGGTAATAGTCGGCGCCGTAGGTCGCGACGATGAACTCGCGGGCCGCGTCGCGCGCCTCGTCCGCGATGCGCACGGAGTCCGTGCGCATATACGTGATGAGCGCGGTGGTGCCGCGCTCGCCGAGGTCCAGGCCTTCATACAGACGCTGGGCGATATTCATGGTGCGCTTGGCCGAATAGCCGAGGCGCTGGTTGGCGTTCTGCTGCAATGTGGAGGTGATGAACGGCGGCACCGGGGTTTTTTCGCGTTCCTTGGCTTCCACGGATTCCACGACGAACGGCGCCTTTTTGACCCGTTCCTCAATCTCGGTTGCGGTCTTGGCGTTGGTGACCTCGGCCTTTTTGCCGCCGATCTTGACGAGGTCCGTGCGGAAAACCGGCGGGGACCCGGCCGCGAGAAACGCGCGGAAGTTCCAGTATTCCTCGGGCACAAAGACGCGGCGTTCCTGCTCGCGTTCCACGATAAGGCGCAGCGCCACGGACTGCACCCGGCCGGCGGAAATGCCGCGTTTGACCTTTTTCCAGAGCAGCGGGGATATTTTATACCCCACCAGACGGTCCAGCACGCGCCGGGCCTGCTGGGCGTCGAACAGGTCGCGGTTGAGCGGGCGGGGGTTGGCCAGGGCTTCCTTCACGGCCTTGGCCGTGATTTCGTTGAACTGGATGCGCTCGATATTGGCATTGGCGTCCTTGATAAGCTCGGCCACGTGCCAGGCAATGGCCTCCCCTTCGCGGTCCGGGTCGGGGGCGAGGAAGACGTGATCCGCTTTGGCCGCGGCGCTTTTAAGGTCCGCCACGACCTTTTCCTTGCCTTCGATAACCTTGTAGGCGGGTTCGTAGTTGTTGCCCTCGTCCACGCCGATGGTCTTGGTGGGCAGATCGCGCACATGCCCCACGCTGGCCTGCACCATGTATTTGTCGCCAAGGAATTTCTTGATTGTTTTCACCTTGGCGGGCGATTCCACGATTATCAGGTCTTTGCCCATTATTATGCATTTCCTTGTTCTGCAAGATGGCGGACCGTATAAAGGAAACACGGTCCGGCTGAAAGATACGTCATTACTTGTCAAGGTCAAGTTTTTGATTATTTTTGGCCACCAACACGGTAACCGTTTGCCGGGCAAGGTTTTTTATACCACGTGGTTGTACTGCCCCTTTCCCCGGCGCCCTAACATGGATGCGTTCCGGCACGGCATTTGGTATAGGAGATATAGTGACGCCGCGCCCGCGCGTGACGCCAAATTGAGAGGTGACCGCATGACACTTTGCGCCAAACGCTCCCCCTTCCCCTTGTCCGCCGGGTTTTCCCGCTGCGCGCTCATTCTTGCCGCCCTTGCCTGCCTTGTTCTTTCCGGCTGCGCTTCGGTGCCGTACACGAACCGTTCCCAGCTTGTCTTCATGAGCGAATCGGAAGAACTGAGCCTGGGGGCGCAGGCTTCCCAGCAGGTGCTTGCCAAAGAGCCCGAGGAAAAAGGCACGGCCCGCGCCGCCAGGGTCGAACGGGTGGGCAAGCGCATTGCCGCCGTGGCGGAACGGCCCCAATTTCAATGGGAATTCCACACCATCCCCAGCGAGGAACTGAACGCCTTCTGCCTGCCCGGCGGCAAGGTGTTCGTGTACACGGCCCTCTTGAACCTGACGCAGGGGAACGACAACGAGCTCGCCGCCGTGATGGGGCACGAGATCGCCCATGCCGTGGCCCGGCACGGGGCGGAGCGGTCGAGCCAGAACCAGATCGCGGCCGTCGGGCAGATGGCCGCCCAGATCGGCGTGGCCGCCGCCACCGGCTCCGCCCAGGCGGGCGACAGCGTGGGCCAGGGCTACGGCCTTATCGCCCAGCTCGGGTTCCTCCTTCCCTATAGCCGCACGCACGAGACCGAGGCGGACACCATCGGGATCATCCTGGCGGCCAAGGCGGGGTACGATCCACGCGCGGCCCTGAGCTTCTGGAAAAAGATGGCAGCGAAAAACACGGGCAAGGAGCCGCCCGCCCTTCTTTCCACGCATCCCCTGAACGAACAGCGCATCGAGGATCTGGAAGCGGCAATGCCCAAGGCCATGGAATATTATACCAAAAAGTAAGGGTTTATCCGTAAATAAGCTCTAAGCAGCTTCCCGGCCGCCTGATTCTTGACGGCGGCCGGGCGGCCCGGACGGCTCTTTTCCCGTTTTCCTCTCTTATTCCAGCTCAATCTGAAAGATGGCATACGTCTTGCTTTCTCTCCGGCAGCACCGGTGTCTGCCGCGCCGGATTTTGTAAGGAGAATGCCATGTACAGCAAACCGTTGGCCGCCCGGATGGACGGGGTACGCGAGGCGCCCACCAGGGTGAAACGCGGCGCGTCCCTTAACGGGTCTACCAGTAACGGGGCCATCAACTTTTCTTCCTTTCTCCAGCAGGGGGGCGTTCAGGCTCCCGGTATGCCGGGCATGGGAGCGGGCAAGAATACGGGCCAGGGGAGCACCCCCATGGAACAGGCCGCGACGCAGAACAACCTGGGCCTTAACCAGATGCGCGCCCTTGCCGCGCTGACCGCCGCCAAAACAGACAGCTCCGGCGAGCAGAAAAAAGAAGCCGCCCAGGCGCAGAAACCGAATTTCGGCCTGCCCCTGAACCCGACCGATATTTTCAAACTCCTGACGCGCAAAGCGCCGAACCCCGAGGAAGCGGAAACCGCCATACGCGTCGCCTCCCACCGCAAGGAAACCACGCCCCAGGCCAGGGCCGAGGAAGTTATCGCCAAAAAGCTTTCCGGCACGCTGGAAGATTTGCGTCAAAATACCGGCGGCAATATGGACATGACCATCGGCAAGCTTGCCGCGCAGTTCGAGTCCGGCAGCAAGGGCATTGCCGCCATAGGGTATGACCGCCACGGCGGCACCTCCTATGGTAAATACCAGCTTTCGTCCCGCGCGGGCACCATGCGCTCGTTCATCGAATACTGCAAAACCGAAGCCCCGGATATCGCCGAACGGCTGGAAAAATCCGGCGGTTCCCAGAACACCGGCGGCAAGCGCGGCAAAATGCCGGATGCCTGGGAAAAGATCGCCGAGGAACAGCCGGACCGGTTCGAAGCCCTGCAGGACAGGTTCATCCGCGCCAGCCATTTTGAACCGGCCATGCGGGCCATAGCGGAAAAATCCGGCATGGACCAGGGCGAAATGCCCTTCGCGCTCCAGGAGGTGGTGTTTTCCACCGCCGTACAGCACGGTCCTTCCGCCGCAACAAGAATCATCGCCCGAGCCATGGACCAGGTGGGGCCGGACCGCCTCAGCGCGGAAGGGAACGAACCCGCAACCCTCGCCAAAGCCCATGAAAACCTGATCCGCCGGATTTACGACAGCCGGTCCGGGCAGTTCCGCTCTTCCACCCAGGAAGTGCAGGCCGCGGTCAAAAGCCGCCTGCGCCAGGAAATGTCCATGGCCATCACCATGCTCCGCGAAGGAAACGTCGCGTAACCGCGCTCCGGGGGAAGGGGAACCAACAGGGCCTGAGGCCCTGATGGTTCCCCTTCCCCCGGACCCCCTTCCCCCCCCCTCTGCCGCCACTTGCTTTCACGTATAAATCCGGTCATAGTTCCCGCATCCGGGAGCGCGGCGCTTCGCGTTCCGCAACTATCATTGCGAAGGGGTTACGCATGGCAGCAGACAAAAAAATCGCCCTGGTCACCGGGGCAAGTTCCGGAATAGGCCGGGCTTCCGCCCTGGCGCTGGTCAAGAGCGGGTTCATGGTTGCCGTCACCGG of uncultured delta proteobacterium contains these proteins:
- a CDS encoding hypothetical protein (Evidence 5 : No homology to any previously reported sequences), which produces MYSKPLAARMDGVREAPTRVKRGASLNGSTSNGAINFSSFLQQGGVQAPGMPGMGAGKNTGQGSTPMEQAATQNNLGLNQMRALAALTAAKTDSSGEQKKEAAQAQKPNFGLPLNPTDIFKLLTRKAPNPEEAETAIRVASHRKETTPQARAEEVIAKKLSGTLEDLRQNTGGNMDMTIGKLAAQFESGSKGIAAIGYDRHGGTSYGKYQLSSRAGTMRSFIEYCKTEAPDIAERLEKSGGSQNTGGKRGKMPDAWEKIAEEQPDRFEALQDRFIRASHFEPAMRAIAEKSGMDQGEMPFALQEVVFSTAVQHGPSAATRIIARAMDQVGPDRLSAEGNEPATLAKAHENLIRRIYDSRSGQFRSSTQEVQAAVKSRLRQEMSMAITMLREGNVA
- the topA gene encoding DNA topoisomerase 1 translates to MGKDLIIVESPAKVKTIKKFLGDKYMVQASVGHVRDLPTKTIGVDEGNNYEPAYKVIEGKEKVVADLKSAAAKADHVFLAPDPDREGEAIAWHVAELIKDANANIERIQFNEITAKAVKEALANPRPLNRDLFDAQQARRVLDRLVGYKISPLLWKKVKRGISAGRVQSVALRLIVEREQERRVFVPEEYWNFRAFLAAGSPPVFRTDLVKIGGKKAEVTNAKTATEIEERVKKAPFVVESVEAKEREKTPVPPFITSTLQQNANQRLGYSAKRTMNIAQRLYEGLDLGERGTTALITYMRTDSVRIADEARDAAREFIVATYGADYYPPKPRHFKSKGGAQDAHEAVRPVDVALTPDSVKPFLTPEQYNLYRLIWVRFVASQMAGARVLDTTATVTAADTTWRAKGEQLLFPGFQVLSPQKSDDVVDLPPMKAGQTLTLDKFEKEQKFTQPAPRYTEASLVRELEEKGIGRPSTYASIISTLQDREYVSMEEKHFAPTDLGEVVSDLLKEHFKTLMDVGFTAQMEDSLDKVADGGENWVALLDSFTGEFNPTLEKAAAAMNNVKGGIPTGLACPTCGKDTVVKFGKAGPFLACTGYPDCTFTSNFTRDEKGAIQLAEREKETLPSVGACPECGKDLVVKKSRTGSRFIACTGYPDCKHAEPFSTGVPCPKCGKGMLVEKSSKRGKVFYACDQYPQCDFAIWDYPIPGECPKCKFPLLGRKNFKGRTFIGCTQKGCNYREGGKEEDGE
- a CDS encoding Peptidase M48 Ste24p; amino-acid sequence: MTLCAKRSPFPLSAGFSRCALILAALACLVLSGCASVPYTNRSQLVFMSESEELSLGAQASQQVLAKEPEEKGTARAARVERVGKRIAAVAERPQFQWEFHTIPSEELNAFCLPGGKVFVYTALLNLTQGNDNELAAVMGHEIAHAVARHGAERSSQNQIAAVGQMAAQIGVAAATGSAQAGDSVGQGYGLIAQLGFLLPYSRTHETEADTIGIILAAKAGYDPRAALSFWKKMAAKNTGKEPPALLSTHPLNEQRIEDLEAAMPKAMEYYTKK
- a CDS encoding Spermine synthase, which produces MLEIVSFICGAGVMVLEMAGARLLAPYLGTSIVVWTAMIGIVLASLSVGYWLGGKAGDKNPSARKLGLIIACGAAFVLLAALGQEPFLRTVASAQWSLQVSAVAAAVLLFAAPCVFLGMVSPYIIQVRLLDYKDKSRSSTVIGRFYALSTIGSIAGTFLGGYWLISWLGTRSILYGVAGVLAAAALIVMPRGRKMPAALVLGACMGLGGYAALSVQENLVTGIDRDTRYNHIRVAEGVQDGHRAVFMITDPGSAQSGMRLDDPNRLLFDYTRHYAIGWHIKPDAKKFLMLGGGGYSVPKYLLNAKKDATIDVVEIDPGITATAREFFALQDNDRMRIFHEDARVFLNRRAGLVTEGDTVAPYDVIMGDTFTSSYNIPFHLGTVECAGRIKALLRDDGVFVCNIISAVSGEQGKILRSIRAAFAEVFPQTHVFPVSMPGRPDVAQNVMLVALKTEKTIPLAWDADMQAMLAKEYKLPLEKDVVALTDDYAPVERYAMPMLEARN
- a CDS encoding transposase; translated protein: MSHHNTLFSQMLSLIPRHVFQKLEARHKTGRSSRQFGFKEQFTVMAFIQLAARRSMRDGLRCLAACGKRLYHFGLFPVARSTFSDANNSRPVGFFKDLFADMYSLCVPKASKHKFHFKCKLYSMDATTISLCLSLFPWATFRQNKGGVKMNTVLDHDGHIPAFVTVDVAKTHESRMAKSLSLPKGSIVTFDKGYVSYPWFQTLLENGIFFVTRLKDNAVYKLLERRPVNRTSGVTSDHIIEVKHSRGKVLRLRRIGYRDAETGKRYEFLTNHFRLSARTIADIYKERWKIELFFREIKQNLRIKSFVGNTENAVLIQIYTALTVYLLLAYQKFLSKTGLSVQQLFQIAXPDSIDNYGFSGERGGFASPKSTMWLYVYSLRLREKTMTTKFKIIAGFVIMIILITGMAGLGYYDIQVASEGFVGYQRQARVNVAISDMVTNLSQSVAKTYDFISTRDPKAIEGAHKDVDEFIALADTAYNETHIDYRKQMFTDLKKAIEPMRAAETSILNNIADINKLYNGVVRPSYDKMASLLVNLDDAAHNIRNSDLQRSQAAVWAKYADCLTALTRFATTFSEEEGKKTMERLEALRSLFVALEGQLQTDGGRKIHADIMASHNALVDALKKMSTEGAAVRASLKEMHDIEAKITDSITDFNQRVDKEMRAEGASLLASNQTGQNIMLGVGIAGVVLGILLALFIIIGIVRVLNALAGFAGAVAKGDFEHEIKVREKGEIGAMVESMKEIPHALNTVLEEYKGLEHSIENGDLSAQGDAGKFHGGFATLIRGTNGILGRFLTVIENIPSPVVMLNKDLKAAYINTVARSLAGENYKGKTCSELFAREDFGSNKDALKKAVESKAPANAETRAHPQGRNMDISYTAIPMFNAQGQLSSVMQLITDLTDLKAQQNTMLQVAAQAAEISNRVAAASEELSAQVEQISRGAEVQRERVEGTASAMTEMNATVLEVAKSAGEASDQSESTRQKAAQGAELVNRVMTSINAVNNVSQNLHSNMQELGKQAESIGSVMNVISDIADQTNLLALNAAIEAARAGEAGRGFAVVADEVRKLAEKTMAATQEVGTSINAVQQSARTNIDEVGKAVSSVSEATELANSSGVALSEIVSLASANSAVVASIATAAEEQSATSEEISRAIDEINQVVGETTEGMIQSSAAVQDLSRMAQELREVMERLK